The following proteins come from a genomic window of Pseudomonas hygromyciniae:
- a CDS encoding thermostable hemolysin, protein MTLVDWNIRLPLHFGQAHVPQMTLSSALPDDPQRPLFESFIQQRFQKAHGADIRHFMPELFGMHNGDGELCAVAGVRRAQVEPLFLERYLDQPIEPLISAAAGRDVERAGIVEVGNLAASDTGSARLSIVAITYLLAMGGLEWVTFTGSIGLVNSFHRLGLKPVTLCAADPERLGDDRHSWGSYYESKPWVHVGNIRSGFVHLRNMGLFNRLGLSTSMEGAFHVA, encoded by the coding sequence ATGACCCTTGTTGACTGGAATATCCGCCTGCCCCTGCACTTTGGTCAGGCCCACGTGCCGCAAATGACACTCTCAAGTGCGTTGCCGGATGACCCTCAGCGCCCGTTATTCGAATCGTTTATCCAACAGCGTTTTCAAAAAGCCCACGGTGCTGACATTCGCCACTTCATGCCTGAGCTGTTTGGGATGCACAACGGCGATGGCGAGCTGTGCGCAGTGGCGGGGGTACGCCGCGCGCAAGTGGAGCCGCTGTTTCTCGAGCGCTACCTGGATCAACCCATTGAACCGCTGATCAGTGCGGCGGCGGGTCGTGATGTGGAGCGCGCCGGGATTGTCGAGGTTGGCAACCTTGCCGCCAGCGACACCGGCAGTGCACGGCTGAGCATCGTGGCCATCACCTATTTGCTGGCCATGGGGGGCCTGGAATGGGTGACCTTTACCGGCAGTATCGGCCTGGTCAACAGCTTCCACCGCCTGGGTTTGAAACCGGTGACCCTGTGCGCTGCCGATCCGGAGCGCCTGGGGGACGACCGTCACAGTTGGGGCAGTTACTACGAGAGTAAGCCTTGGGTACATGTGGGCAATATCCGCAGCGGCTTTGTCCATCTGCGCAACATGGGGCTGTTCAACCGCTTAGGGCTGTCGACCTCGATGGAAGGAGCTTTTCATGTCGCTTGA
- a CDS encoding AMP-binding protein, with amino-acid sequence MSLELQRFKQTLLQHAEREPSGVALWGDTLKLDYATLYAEVLYRQERLRDEHVEVIALAQDNGVEAMLWDLAILFEGLTCVTLPPFFSPAQRAHCLEQSQAERVIAGPELAHELTAGGYQQQGEFWCRTFSGPNQMPAGTAKLTFTSGTTGTPKGVCLSAQSLLRVARELDQASKSSDSRHHLSLLPLAILLENLGCYAALYAGATLSLPSQEVLGIQGASSVDVPRLLGCLAARQPQSLILVPQLLQLLVGAAEQKGFNPQNLRFVAVGGARVCEDLLQRAQRVGVPVYEGYGLSECASVVCLNRPGLCRPGSVGQPLPHAQVKLAEDGEVLIKGTNLLGYLGEPAYSEEWWPSGDIGEFDSQGFLYLKGRKKHQFVTSFGRNVNPEWVESELTQRNHIAQAFVYGEALARNHALLWPHRPDCSDAQLDFAVAQANETLPDYARVHSWTRLAQPFTAANGLLTANGRPRRDAIVAQYRTQLTQAVLSQESMS; translated from the coding sequence ATGTCGCTTGAATTGCAACGATTTAAACAAACCTTGCTCCAGCATGCCGAGCGCGAACCCAGCGGCGTCGCGCTGTGGGGCGATACCCTCAAGCTTGATTACGCCACCCTCTATGCAGAGGTGCTGTATCGCCAGGAGCGCTTGCGCGATGAGCATGTGGAGGTGATTGCGCTGGCCCAGGACAACGGCGTCGAAGCCATGCTCTGGGACTTGGCCATTTTGTTCGAGGGCCTGACCTGCGTGACGCTGCCACCGTTTTTCAGCCCGGCGCAGCGTGCCCATTGCCTTGAGCAAAGTCAGGCCGAACGTGTGATCGCAGGGCCGGAGCTTGCGCACGAGTTAACTGCCGGCGGTTATCAACAGCAGGGCGAGTTCTGGTGCCGCACGTTTAGTGGCCCCAACCAGATGCCTGCCGGTACCGCCAAGCTGACCTTCACCTCCGGCACCACCGGTACGCCCAAAGGCGTGTGTCTGAGTGCGCAAAGCCTGCTGCGGGTTGCACGGGAGTTGGACCAGGCGAGTAAATCCAGCGATTCGCGGCATCACCTGTCGCTGCTGCCGCTGGCGATCCTGCTAGAGAATCTCGGTTGCTACGCCGCGCTCTACGCGGGGGCGACGCTGAGCTTGCCGAGTCAGGAAGTCCTGGGCATTCAAGGCGCCAGCAGTGTCGATGTCCCGCGGCTGCTGGGTTGCCTGGCCGCTCGCCAGCCGCAGAGCCTGATTTTGGTGCCGCAACTGCTGCAACTATTGGTCGGTGCTGCCGAACAGAAGGGTTTCAATCCGCAGAACCTGCGCTTTGTAGCGGTGGGTGGGGCGCGGGTGTGCGAGGACTTACTGCAGCGTGCGCAGCGCGTGGGGGTGCCCGTCTATGAAGGGTACGGATTATCGGAGTGCGCCTCGGTGGTCTGCCTGAACCGTCCCGGTCTGTGCCGCCCGGGCAGCGTCGGCCAACCCTTGCCCCATGCGCAAGTGAAACTGGCCGAGGACGGAGAAGTGTTGATCAAGGGCACGAACTTGCTCGGCTATCTCGGTGAGCCCGCCTACAGCGAAGAGTGGTGGCCGAGCGGGGATATCGGCGAGTTCGATTCCCAGGGCTTTCTCTACCTCAAGGGGCGCAAGAAACATCAGTTCGTCACCAGTTTCGGGCGCAACGTCAACCCAGAATGGGTTGAGTCCGAACTGACCCAGCGCAATCACATCGCCCAAGCCTTTGTGTACGGCGAGGCGCTGGCGCGCAACCACGCCTTGCTCTGGCCTCATCGACCCGATTGCAGCGATGCGCAGTTGGACTTCGCGGTCGCCCAGGCCAACGAGACCTTACCCGATTACGCCCGGGTGCATAGCTGGACGCGCCTGGCCCAACCATTCACGGCTGCCAATGGCCTGCTCACCGCCAACGGCCGTCCGCGCCGCGATGCCATTGTGGCGCAGTACCGCACACAACTCACTCAAGCCGTTCTTTCCCAGGAATCGATGTCATGA
- a CDS encoding cytochrome b, with product MTTKKVVTRYGRLSIIMHWLMLVLFVCVYACIELKGFMPRGSDARSLLLGLHGVFGLSIFALVWVRLLGRLTPRPPITPQPPTWQSGLSHLMHLALYGLMIITPLLAWLMLTAGGKPFPYWGFQMPTLLAVNPDLAKQFKYWHELLGSAGYWLIGLHAGAGLLHHYWLRDNTLTRMLPRRHPR from the coding sequence ATGACCACCAAGAAGGTCGTCACACGTTATGGAAGACTGTCGATCATCATGCACTGGCTGATGCTGGTGCTGTTTGTCTGCGTGTACGCATGCATCGAACTCAAGGGTTTTATGCCCCGAGGAAGCGACGCACGAAGCCTGCTGCTGGGCTTGCACGGGGTGTTCGGCCTGAGCATTTTTGCGTTGGTCTGGGTGCGCCTGTTAGGCCGCCTGACGCCGCGCCCCCCTATCACCCCCCAGCCACCGACCTGGCAATCTGGCTTGTCACACCTGATGCACCTGGCCCTCTATGGCTTAATGATCATCACGCCATTACTGGCTTGGCTGATGCTCACCGCTGGCGGTAAACCGTTCCCGTATTGGGGGTTCCAGATGCCGACACTACTGGCAGTCAATCCCGACCTGGCCAAGCAGTTCAAGTACTGGCACGAGCTGCTCGGCAGCGCCGGCTACTGGCTGATCGGCCTGCACGCTGGCGCCGGATTGCTCCATCACTACTGGCTGCGGGATAACACCCTGACACGCATGTTGCCACGGCGTCACCCGCGCTAA